The sequence GGGCGTACCGGAGAGCGACTACTAAGGCACAGTGCGCTTTGCATTGTTTTGAATTTTTGAAGTGACTTTAAAGCGATCGCGTTTCAAGAATAGCGATCGCTTTTTTAAATAACTGTCTATGTCGAAGCAACAGGACACCCGGTAAAGTTACTTAAGCGGACTGCTTGCGTGGTCTTGCGGGTTTGCGTGGAGCTTTGGTAGATGTAGCCTTTGCAGCAATCTTAGAAGTTTTGGTGGTTTTGGGCTTGGCGGTTTTAGCCTTCTTAGATTTCGGTTGTACTCCTGTTGCTGGTGGTAGCAGTCTTAGTGAGGGGAATTGGAGTACAACTGGTTGAGTTTTGGTATAGCTGTTGTGATGCTCTAATTCTAATGTCCAGGGGTCGGAAATTTCCTCAAACTGTGATGCAACGAAGGGAATTTGTTGAGGTTCGATTCCTGGTTGTTCAGTGTTAGATAGTGCTTTAAATTGAGGCGCTGTTAGTGTGGATTCTCTATTGGTACTCGATTGTGCAATTGCAATAGCTGGTAATGGTACAACATAAAGTCCATCGATAAAATCAAAAATCATCAGAGCAACAAAGCTCATAACAATAACTTCAATAGCTTGGGTGAGTGTAGATTGAATATCCATTGTATTTCTCCGAAATTTTTGTAATGTTCACAAAAGTTACGCGAAGCGCTATTCGTCTGAAAATTAAGTACAAGCCGAATACAAGAGGTTTTAAAAAGGAATATCTTCAAAGAAATTCATGGGTTGACTGAAGCTCGAAGGGGCGCTTAAGTCTCGGATTATTTTATGGTTGTCTGGATGTAGAAAATCTAAATTAATTTAGCTATTAGTTGACATACTCCCCCGAATTTAACGAAGTGGATTCGGGGGATTTTAGGATCAAACAGCAACCGCAGTCTCAGACCGTCTTGCGTCGCCTAACCTAACCATTGATGCCCCAACGGATTGAATATTCTTAGATGCATTGTCATCACACCCATTCACCGACTGACATGATGGACAACGCCAAACTCTTACCAACATACAAATGTAAACGAATTATTATCTCGGCTTGCGTCCGAAGACGTAAAAAATAGTGAGATCGTTCCAAATTCCTTGTTCAGTTTGCAGTGCCGACAAGGAAGCATCAAATTCTACTTTAGCCTGTGCCAATTGTTCAGGTGTGAGTTGCAATAAGGGATTAGGATACTGTCCGGGTACAGGAGATGAGGCATTACCTATCCACATTCCCTTTGCTTTCTCTAAACTGATGTAACTGCCATCAAGCTCTGATTTAATTTCGATTTCTGAAAAACCTGCAAGTTGGAGCATTTTCTGGCATTTTTCAACTGTTCCAGTTGGCTTGCTAAACAACAAGGAAACGCCATACTTTTCAAGTACCCTCTGTGCTACGACCCCTTCGATAAAAGCGGTGTCTGCAAAAGCATGAAAGCCAAGTAAACCTTTTGGTTTAAGAAGCCCATACCATAGTCGCAACGCGCCCACTAGATCAGACATCCAAATCAACGCAGATGAACAGAAGATGTAATCAAAACTGTTCAATGGAAAATCCAAGGCTTCAGCGTCTGCAAGTTGGAACTCAACGTTACTCAACCCTAATGCGGCAACTTTTCGTCTAGCCTGTTCGAGCATCCCAGTCGAAATATCGACTCCAATTACTCGACCCTCAGCCCCCACAATTTGAGCTGCTTCAAGTGCCACCATGCCTGTTCCAGTTGCAATATCTAAAACCTGCTGTCCAGGACGAATATGTGCATATTCAACTAAACGGTGAGCAATGCGAGGATGCCAGTCACCGTTATCGTAAGTAGAACTCCGGCGGCTATATAAATCTGCTATCTGCTGCTTGTATTCACTTAGTTCTACTTGGTGGCTCACTGCGTTTTCCTGACTCCTTAGTGACCAACTTTGACAAGTTTAAATATAGTATACAATCTAAAACCCAATCCCCGAAACCGCTTTGCGCTTGAGCGCTTGAGCGTGACCTTGCTTATAACGCTGCAACATCTTAGGGTCGCTCTTACCAGAGATTTCTTGAATGGTTCTCAAAGGTATCCCCGCGCTCGACATCTGTGCTCTCGCAGTTCGCCTAAACAAATGAGTGCTGACTCCTTCTACCCCAATTCGCTTGCAGGCATCTCGTGAAATCTTGTCTACCATGAATCGGATCAAGCGTTCAGTCGCACCGCGCATACCTGGAAACATTGCAGAATTTTGGGTTGGTACTCGGTAAGTATTGCGGCTAGCCCTGGTGGGATGTCCACAATCCGGGTTTTATGCTTGCTTTTGGTGGTAGACTTTCTCTAATTAATAGCGCCAGATTTGATATCAATCGTCTGGAGTGCTAGTGCTTCTGATACGTGATAACCAGTGAAAAGGCGAATCCTTGTACAGAGTAGGATGTTATAACTCCCCATGCCCAGGCGAGGCGATCGCGGGGAGTAAGAAACCTTTCAGTAATAATCACTTCAATTCGTCTTAGATTATTAATATCTTGCCTTGTCCGTTTTGGCACGGTGATGCTAAATACGCTAAATATACAGTTAACTTAGCCCAATGCTCGATTACGTCAGTGCAGCAATGGCATTCTATATCACAATGCTTCCAGTACAGGAGTGGATATTGGAATTCCGCCTTGGTTATCTGGGTCGCTACTGGAGCCTGATAAACACTGCTGGCTTACTCATTGGCTTCTTTCTGTGTGCGCTGATATTTGTGCCATTAATTATCAGCATGAGGCTAGATCCGTTCAGATACCCAGATCATATTGTGATGAGTGCGATCGCGTCTGTCATTTTTGGCGCGATACTTTGGCTGGGACAGTGGCTGATACTGCGACAGACTGAGATAACCCCCAGAATTTTCGCTCTGATCAATACAGTAGTTGGAATTTCTGTCTATTCTTTGCTGGTGTGGTTCAATCAGAAAAGTTTGGAGTGGTGGCCCTATCCAAGGCTGGAAAACTGGACTGATTTTTCTAGTCGGTGGTACAGTCACTGGAGCTGCGACGGGCAAGGCTTTGGATTTCTACTGTTGGCGAATCGAGCAGCGATTAATCAGAATTGAGAAAGAGAGGGTAGACCAAGAAACCCAAGAAAGAGAAAGGCTGGCACGAGAAAGGGTGGAGAAGGAAAAGTTAGAGCAAGAAGCAATAGAAGCAGAAATCGCCGAAAGGAAAAGAATACAGAGGGAAGAGGCTCAAGAAGAAGAACGCCTGTGGTATGAGCAGCATGGGAAGGATTATGCTGATTATGCGGATTATGAGGATGAGGAGGAAGAGGATGAATAACTTTGTGCTGACATGAATGACCGTAACCGTTCGCTGATAAATTAGCTCTCACATCGCCTTGCACAGTGTAGCTCAGTAGTGCCTTTTCAGCTTTGCTTTCACATGTGATTAAAATGGGTTGTAAATATAGATAAAATATTATTAATCACTTCAAATTAATTTCAAATAAACTAAATTGAATGACTCGATTTGTACATGACGAATTTGCCAAAGATTATTTAGAAGAACTGTTAAAACCTTATGGAGAAGTAAAGTCATCATCAAAAATATCAGGAGAGATCAAAGAAATTGATGTGCTATTTACTCCATCAGTACAGCAAACCTCTAATTTAGAGGTGCTAGGGCTGCTGGGAAGATTTGCCGAATTTCCGGCAATATTAGAACCATTTCGCAATGCCGCTTCTGGTGATGAAATTTGTGATTGTATTCAAAAATTATTAGAAGTAAAAGCTCTCTTACGACGAGATGCTAAAGCCAATAAAACCAGACTCCAGGAGTTAGATATTCCGAAACTATGGGTTCTTAGTCCAACTGCATCCCCAGCAATACTATCGAGCTTTAATGTTAATCAGAAATCGGGGTGGTTGCCAGGAGTATACTTTTTAGGTGATGCTCTACGGACAGCAATTGTAGCTATACATCAACTACCGCAAACACCAGAAACGTTGTGGCTAAGAATTCTTGGCAGAGGGAGCGTGCAGTCACAGGCGATTGTGGTGGAATTATCAAGGCTACCATTGAATCACCCATACAAGCAAGCAGCGCTAGAATTAGTTTACAACCTGCGCCAGAATTTAAGAATCAATCAAAATTTAGAATCAGATGACAGAGAGTTAATTATGCGATTAGAACCACTTTATCAGCAAGACCGCGAAAGAGCAAAACTTGAAGGACAACAAGATTTAATTATACGTCTAATAAATCGCCGTTTTGGTGAAATTGATGCAGCGTTGATTGAACGAATTCGAGAATTATCTATTGAGCAATTGGAGGGGTTAGTAGAGGCGTTATTAGATTTTTCTGTAGTGGCGGATTTAGAAGTTTGGTTAAACCAGCAAGCAGGATAACAACATGAACCAGGTATCCATTCCATAGAGCATGGTAGTATTTGGGAGTGTAAATCGAGGCATTTAAGATAGCAATAAAAGTGTTTCCATCATCATTTTATTGCGACTGTGGACATGAATTGTATTTCTTTGAGAATACCGTTAGGGAGATGGAAAAAATGAGCATCCATAAACGAGTAATTTTAGGAGATGGAGGAGATAACAAACACACAATTGTTTTTTTCAATGGCTTGGCGACAGAAATTATTTGCCCCATACTTAGAACTTGCACAATAACAGACGAAAAGTAACAGTTTTGATGGGATAGCCTACCACTCTGACCTACACAGCGAATAGCCAATCGCACACCACAGAGGTACAACTGCCCTAAAAGTTAACCCAGAGAATAGCCACTGCCCCAGGTATCCGTTTCAGGTTTGCCCAAAGTCTGCAATGGCTCCGGCTGAAAGTTCTGATCAACGTAGCTCAAATCCGCATTATCCGCCATCGGCAGCAGCGCAATGTTAGCTTATGTGGCGACGTGTTGACTTCTGAGAAATCCTCCAAGAATTGTGGAGCCATTGACATCCCCCACTCTCTGACCCAAATGTGACGGTCAATAGTTTCCCGGAGGCGTGCCAACATCTGACGCACGGAGTTAACCGGCTGCACACCCTGAAAAATCCCCTAAACACCATCAAAATGTCCTCGAATGTTGATAGATACCCCAGTTTCAAGACTTGGGGAGGCAATAACCAAATCATACTGGGTAAGAATTTCGTTCAAGTGAGCGATACAACCAAAAGCCGTATGAGATGGATCAGCAACAGATTCGCTGTCAATCCGCAGGATTCGCAGGTGAGGGAACTTGCGACAAAAGCTACTATTGCTATTTATTCGGTAACTTGATATGCAATAATTCTCTAAATTCATTGGCTTCTTCTTCACTAATAAAAGCCCGTTTAGGAAACATATTTAAGCAGTTGCGAGATTGGTAAACAGTAAATAAATTTGGAGTTTCTCGCCAGGACGTATAACCAGACCATTGCATTTTTAATTCGGATAAAGGGGTAGTAATTTTTAATCCTTCGTCAGTTGTCTCCACACTGATTTCATTTCTCAAATTAGGTTGACTATCCCAAGTATGCTTAATCAAAAAATGCCGAATGATATGAGTAGCAAAATATGCAATAGCTACTCCGAACAAATTAGGTAAAATCGCACTTAATAAGATTTCTTGAAAAGAAACATTCCCTTGTAATAATAAGGGAACTAGAGATATTAATACTAAAACTCCAGCCAAAATTAAGTAATATTTCAGTATTCTTGTTTTTGCATGAACTTGATTCGCTTCTTTGAAGTCGTTTAGATTGAGACGGTATTCAAATTTCATAGTCTACTCCTCACTTTTTTTTGACTAAGGTAAAGTTGTAGCACTGTTATATGTAAGATTATAAACCGTTTTTTATACAAGCTTCTGAGAAATTCAAGTATTAATTATTACCGTTAGTCTAATTTTAATTACAGTGCAAAAGTCTTGTTATCTTCTAATGCTTTGATTGACCCATTGGCTAAACGATATAGCAAGAAATAGGTTAATTTTGTTTGGTTACTTATGCAGCTAGGATTAGAGAAAGATTAATGAATGCAGGAGCAATTAGATGGGATTTACCAGAAGCCGGAGGTCAGTACTGCTCCTACTGCTTGGGGGGTTTATTCCCTTCCTGATATTGGGAGACTTAGCAGAGGATGTCTGGAAACAAGGTGGATTTCCCTTCGATGTTCCCCTATTATTAACTATTCACAGCACTGCCCAACCGAAACTAGATGTATTTGTCTCATACTTGACAAAGCTTGGAGTGTTTTGGGGGGTATTCCCAGCAGTAGTAATGATTTCACTGCTGTTGCTGATTCGACAAAAGTGGCGTGCTTTAGAATTCTTACTCACAGCCTCGGTTGGCAATGAACAATCAACTCAAATCTCGTCAATTGAGCATAGTGCTGACATTATTCACGGTATTCATGTTAGGCAGTTGTGGAAAGAAACTGGAAGAATCTACTAGCACTACGCCTCAAACACCAACTGCGATTGCTCCGGCTAGTCCTGCATTTATTCCTAGCTCTAGTCCTATCCCTGGTGGAAAT comes from Nostoc punctiforme PCC 73102 and encodes:
- a CDS encoding YcxB family protein gives rise to the protein MKFEYRLNLNDFKEANQVHAKTRILKYYLILAGVLVLISLVPLLLQGNVSFQEILLSAILPNLFGVAIAYFATHIIRHFLIKHTWDSQPNLRNEISVETTDEGLKITTPLSELKMQWSGYTSWRETPNLFTVYQSRNCLNMFPKRAFISEEEANEFRELLHIKLPNK
- a CDS encoding class I SAM-dependent methyltransferase, with product MSHQVELSEYKQQIADLYSRRSSTYDNGDWHPRIAHRLVEYAHIRPGQQVLDIATGTGMVALEAAQIVGAEGRVIGVDISTGMLEQARRKVAALGLSNVEFQLADAEALDFPLNSFDYIFCSSALIWMSDLVGALRLWYGLLKPKGLLGFHAFADTAFIEGVVAQRVLEKYGVSLLFSKPTGTVEKCQKMLQLAGFSEIEIKSELDGSYISLEKAKGMWIGNASSPVPGQYPNPLLQLTPEQLAQAKVEFDASLSALQTEQGIWNDLTIFYVFGRKPR
- a CDS encoding DUF4351 domain-containing protein, with amino-acid sequence MTRFVHDEFAKDYLEELLKPYGEVKSSSKISGEIKEIDVLFTPSVQQTSNLEVLGLLGRFAEFPAILEPFRNAASGDEICDCIQKLLEVKALLRRDAKANKTRLQELDIPKLWVLSPTASPAILSSFNVNQKSGWLPGVYFLGDALRTAIVAIHQLPQTPETLWLRILGRGSVQSQAIVVELSRLPLNHPYKQAALELVYNLRQNLRINQNLESDDRELIMRLEPLYQQDRERAKLEGQQDLIIRLINRRFGEIDAALIERIRELSIEQLEGLVEALLDFSVVADLEVWLNQQAG
- a CDS encoding tyrosine-type recombinase/integrase, producing the protein MFPGMRGATERLIRFMVDKISRDACKRIGVEGVSTHLFRRTARAQMSSAGIPLRTIQEISGKSDPKMLQRYKQGHAQALKRKAVSGIGF